The Thermodesulfovibrio thiophilus DSM 17215 genome includes the window CTCTTTCATAGAATATGGAAGATTAAGTGAGTTAAGAAGACTTCTTATTCTGCTTGGTGAGTAACTCTGTAGTATCAGATTAAGCAGTAAGTCTTGAAAGTCTTTGTCGTATCTCTGCCACTCCTTTGGTAACACCTGGGGTCTAAACTGTCCTGATCTGTCTCTTGGAATTTTAAGAGATAGATTACCTAACATGCAGGCAAGATTCCTTGGATAAAATCCATTTGCCTTGTTTTCTTCACTGTCATCTGATTTAAGAAAGAAATCCCTCTCTTTTAACATGAAAAGATTAAGTAACATCTCAGTTATGTATTTCATTGCAGCTTGAGGTTCCATCTCTGCTATCTCTGTTGCAAGATCTTCTAAGCCCATCTCTTTAATTTTTTGCATGGTCTCCTCCCTTATATTGATTTTCTTTTTTCGTTTCCCTGTGTTATTATCTTTTTTAGGTTTTTCCATTCCCCTATATTATCACTAATATAACCATTAATCAGACACAATTTTATTTTAACCTCCAAAAATGGCACACAGGAAGAAGCAGAAGAAATATGGCAGAAGTTGAATGAGAAAGAAGAATTTATAATAAATGACATATGGTATGAACCAGAAGCAACCATGGGCAGAATCCTTAGGTCAAGTAAATACAATTCCAGGGGTGATGCTCCGGCAAAGCCTGCATTACTGAGAAGGGGGAATGTGGGTTTTACTTCAACAAATCATACTGCAGAAGATCAACTGGTAATTATCTTCGGAGGCGATTACTCAGAGTTAAAAATAAAAAAATATTTAGATAACACAGATTTATACTTTATTATGACTAAATATTTAAACATTACATATTACAATCCTAAAATGACAGAGGAAGAAGCAAAGCCATTTATTAAAACCATCTCTCGCAAAGAATGGGAAGAGCATCTCAAACTTCATATAGGCTAAATAAAAGGTAATGATAATTTGATAAATATAGACAGAAACTAAAAGGTATGTCTAGTAGTGAAGCAAAAAGACTTAAAGTTCTTGAAGATGAAAATCTAAGACTAAAAAGAATACTCGCAGAAAAAGAACTTAAGCTGCATGTTCTAAGAGACATCAGGATGAATTATTTTTAAAAAATATAATGCATGGCATAACAAAAAATACCGAATAACAGGGGGGAGAGAATGTCCCCCCGTGAAAGTTTTTAGCATCCCTCAACTGCTTTCTTTTTTGGGGATTTTTCGTCCTTTGCTTTTTCCTTTGCTACAACACCACCTTTAACTGTAACTTTGTCACCGACTTTAATGCCTTTTGCATCCTTTACTTCAACTGTAGCTTCTTTACCATCAGCTTGCTTAATTGTAAGCTTGTTTCCTTCAATTTTTGTGACGGTTCCTTTTACAACATCAGATTTTTTAGCCTCAGCAGCAAAAGAAGCAAACGCTACTGCAAGAATAAATGTTAAAACTACCATTAATGCTACCGCTTTCCTCATTTTATCACCTCCTTTTTGTACGTTTTTTAAATTATATCAATAAGCAGAAAGTTTTGTTAACTGCCCTGCATAAACAATTGC containing:
- a CDS encoding transposase; protein product: MQKIKEMGLEDLATEIAEMEPQAAMKYITEMLLNLFMLKERDFFLKSDDSEENKANGFYPRNLACMLGNLSLKIPRDRSGQFRPQVLPKEWQRYDKDFQDLLLNLILQSYSPSRIRSLLNSLNLPYSMKE
- the extJ gene encoding selenite/tellurite reduction operon protein ExtJ translates to MRKAVALMVVLTFILAVAFASFAAEAKKSDVVKGTVTKIEGNKLTIKQADGKEATVEVKDAKGIKVGDKVTVKGGVVAKEKAKDEKSPKKKAVEGC